Proteins encoded by one window of Selenihalanaerobacter shriftii:
- a CDS encoding radical SAM protein — MLVNNIFSSIQGESTYSGFPTTFIRLTGCNLRCSYCDTEYAYKKGEELSIDEVITKVIDLNNDYVCLTGGEPLFQSNIQTLINKLFKEGYEVSIETNGAVDLEGFELDNIKVVMDFKLPSSGEFDNNSEVIYENLQRISKKDDLKFVIGDKEDFLFAKNVIIDKELQKKVNIIFSPIFKRLEPNLLVKWLLESPELNKCRLQLQLHKIIWDEEMKGV, encoded by the coding sequence GTGTTAGTAAATAATATATTTTCAAGTATTCAAGGAGAAAGTACTTATAGTGGCTTTCCTACAACATTCATTAGGTTGACTGGATGTAATTTAAGATGTAGTTATTGTGATACTGAGTATGCTTATAAAAAGGGAGAAGAGTTAAGTATTGATGAAGTTATAACTAAAGTAATTGATTTAAATAATGATTATGTATGCTTAACTGGTGGAGAACCATTATTCCAGAGTAATATTCAAACTTTAATTAATAAATTATTTAAAGAAGGTTATGAAGTTAGCATTGAGACTAACGGGGCTGTTGATCTAGAAGGATTTGAACTTGATAATATCAAAGTAGTTATGGATTTTAAATTGCCAAGTAGTGGTGAATTTGATAATAATTCAGAGGTTATTTATGAAAATTTACAAAGAATTAGTAAAAAAGATGATCTAAAATTTGTAATAGGAGATAAAGAGGATTTTCTATTTGCTAAGAATGTAATAATAGATAAAGAATTACAAAAAAAAGTTAATATTATTTTTTCACCTATATTTAAAAGATTAGAACCTAATTTACTGGTTAAATGGTTATTAGAAAGTCCAGAATTAAATAAATGTAGATTACAGTTACAATTACATAAGATAATTTGGGATGAAGAAATGAAGGG
- the queD gene encoding 6-carboxytetrahydropterin synthase QueD has product MKRPIVITREFEFDAAHNLKNYDGDCSNLHGHRYKLEVSVLGYVGEEKYLAIDFKDLKSLGKELILDKLDHQYLNEVLDFNTSCEKLAYWIWERLEGKFIEYDCELYEIKLWETPKSYVTLNRNIMNEGL; this is encoded by the coding sequence ATGAAGAGACCGATAGTTATTACTAGAGAATTTGAATTTGATGCGGCACATAATTTAAAAAATTATGATGGGGATTGTTCTAATTTACATGGACATAGATATAAATTAGAAGTTTCTGTTTTAGGGTATGTAGGAGAAGAAAAGTATTTAGCTATAGATTTTAAGGATTTAAAGTCTTTGGGCAAAGAATTAATATTAGATAAATTGGATCATCAGTATTTAAATGAAGTTTTAGATTTTAATACATCTTGTGAAAAATTGGCTTATTGGATTTGGGAAAGATTAGAAGGTAAATTTATTGAGTATGACTGTGAATTATATGAAATAAAACTTTGGGAAACTCCAAAAAGTTATGTTACTTTAAATAGAAATATTATGAATGAGGGATTATAG
- a CDS encoding AAA family ATPase yields the protein MRMKELHVDGFGIFNDLYIDDMSDDLILFSGNNEAGKTTLMSFIRAILYGFPRDIPSNNRHEPLNGGKHGGALTFLNNKGNEYRIERKEGNKSAGEVVVYGPSGRREGEKGLDILLQGVSNELYNNLFCFGLDELQKLETLQNDEVNNFIYSAGMGSGTRSIVEVREELLSKKHDLYTPRGRKRPEIKSLLREIDDVEANLQDLMGLPEDYNNYQHELSDLHQEVKDYKEKLKMIVEEITWLQKIEDALEPWQNIKLNEEKLVELPEINSFPEAGVTRLEELEVEIEQIKQKVRKIEKAIEKKNTEVSIIKINNNLLDNDTLITNLQEKKELYFRQLDEVKKLENDLEYVKEECQTGLLQLGTNWNEEKVYDFDFSIKFKGKIREYKDELDKIKKDVNNLKARFEAQEDRLKDQEHELKSYRQRIESITQENLNRDKIKQEELRLIELKDLKVKLETQRKVLETKIEDKAKIEDNLTRISKEIKIANEDQGNSFGWQKKTFALGLIAVGVFSLWQVNTVIGLTLIIGSISFLFLKKNEQESISIEYFNQEKDRLKKEVEQCNNEIINIKAKMNELENKTKEIISKSTLTEGELKKLEGKLEKKKKKLNKLNLLQEEYREKEKAYQRIQERYNTIESRLNKMKERQYELQSKWNNFLRKHELDQEISPDNLLDLINEAEKVRDKIRKKEAIIKKRDHLISNINEYKQKIDKLAKECSLATSGSVEYKITELANKLKENKELVQKQTELKEEIGDLELELVDKNELLKIKQNKKEVLMDKGMAKDVEEFRVNSNIYIKRRNLIDKLKENRLRVKSLVKSDKEERRLFDDLREYDKTKVKNEKKELIIRREHLEEEIANKQEKLGELRERIKNLESTEQLAKIWSKKEVLKTQLEEKAEDWAVYAICERLLEMAKEKYEEERQPTVLKRASNYFKRMTQSKYERIFKPLGKDRFEIKRYDGQRLTTDQLSKGTAEQLYLAMRLSFAREYAKQVIPLPLIMDDILVNFDSKRLKMTLKVISQVAKEQQVIFFTCHNYIVEEIEKVVKDYTHYQLEAGQIIKNLVSA from the coding sequence ATGCGAATGAAAGAGTTACATGTAGATGGTTTTGGGATTTTTAATGATCTTTATATTGATGATATGTCTGATGATTTAATATTATTTTCAGGAAATAATGAAGCAGGAAAGACAACGTTAATGTCATTTATTAGAGCAATTTTGTATGGCTTTCCTCGAGATATCCCTAGTAATAATCGACATGAACCCTTAAATGGTGGGAAACATGGTGGAGCTTTAACTTTCTTAAATAATAAAGGTAATGAGTATAGGATAGAACGGAAAGAAGGGAATAAAAGTGCTGGGGAAGTAGTGGTTTATGGGCCAAGCGGCAGGCGCGAAGGAGAAAAGGGACTAGATATTTTATTACAAGGTGTCTCTAATGAACTTTATAATAATTTATTCTGTTTTGGCTTAGATGAATTACAAAAATTAGAGACTTTGCAAAATGATGAAGTAAATAACTTCATATATAGTGCAGGGATGGGAAGTGGAACTAGATCTATAGTCGAAGTTAGAGAAGAATTACTTTCTAAAAAGCATGATCTTTATACTCCTCGTGGCAGAAAAAGACCTGAAATTAAAAGCTTATTAAGGGAAATAGATGATGTAGAAGCTAACTTACAGGATTTAATGGGGTTGCCAGAAGACTATAATAATTACCAACATGAATTAAGTGATTTACATCAGGAAGTTAAAGATTATAAGGAAAAATTAAAAATGATTGTAGAAGAGATTACTTGGTTACAGAAGATAGAAGATGCCTTGGAACCTTGGCAGAATATAAAATTAAATGAAGAAAAGTTAGTAGAACTACCAGAAATTAATTCTTTTCCTGAAGCTGGAGTTACTAGATTAGAAGAATTAGAAGTAGAAATTGAGCAAATTAAGCAAAAAGTTAGGAAGATAGAGAAAGCAATCGAGAAGAAGAATACCGAAGTGAGCATAATAAAAATTAATAATAATCTATTGGATAATGATACATTAATCACAAACTTACAAGAAAAGAAAGAATTATATTTTAGACAATTAGATGAAGTTAAAAAATTAGAAAATGATTTAGAATATGTCAAAGAAGAGTGTCAGACAGGGTTATTACAGTTAGGGACTAATTGGAATGAAGAAAAAGTTTATGATTTTGATTTTTCAATTAAATTTAAAGGGAAAATAAGAGAATATAAAGATGAATTGGATAAAATCAAAAAAGATGTTAATAATCTTAAGGCTAGATTTGAAGCTCAAGAAGATAGATTGAAGGACCAAGAGCATGAATTGAAATCTTATCGGCAAAGGATAGAAAGTATTACCCAGGAAAATTTAAATAGAGATAAGATTAAGCAAGAAGAATTAAGGCTAATAGAGTTAAAGGATTTAAAGGTTAAGTTAGAAACTCAAAGAAAAGTATTGGAGACCAAAATTGAAGATAAAGCTAAAATAGAAGATAATTTAACAAGAATAAGTAAAGAAATAAAAATAGCTAATGAAGATCAGGGTAATAGTTTTGGTTGGCAAAAAAAGACTTTTGCTCTAGGCTTAATTGCAGTTGGAGTGTTTAGTCTTTGGCAGGTCAATACGGTAATAGGTTTAACTTTAATTATAGGCTCTATTTCTTTCTTATTTTTAAAGAAGAATGAGCAAGAATCTATTAGCATTGAATATTTTAATCAAGAAAAAGATCGTTTAAAAAAGGAAGTAGAGCAATGTAATAATGAAATTATTAATATAAAAGCTAAAATGAATGAATTAGAAAATAAAACTAAAGAGATAATTAGCAAATCGACTTTAACAGAAGGTGAGCTGAAAAAATTAGAAGGTAAATTAGAAAAGAAGAAGAAGAAATTAAATAAATTGAATCTTTTGCAAGAGGAATATAGAGAAAAAGAAAAAGCATATCAACGGATACAAGAAAGGTATAATACTATAGAGAGTAGATTGAATAAAATGAAAGAGAGGCAATATGAATTACAGTCTAAATGGAATAATTTTTTAAGAAAACATGAATTAGATCAAGAGATTAGTCCAGATAACCTATTAGATTTAATTAATGAAGCTGAAAAAGTGAGAGATAAGATAAGGAAGAAAGAAGCTATTATAAAAAAACGTGATCATTTAATAAGTAATATTAATGAGTATAAGCAAAAAATTGATAAGTTAGCTAAAGAATGCAGTTTAGCTACATCTGGAAGTGTGGAATATAAAATTACAGAATTAGCTAATAAATTAAAAGAGAATAAGGAATTGGTGCAAAAACAAACAGAATTAAAAGAAGAAATAGGTGACTTAGAGTTAGAATTAGTTGATAAGAATGAATTATTAAAGATTAAGCAGAATAAGAAAGAAGTCTTAATGGATAAAGGTATGGCTAAAGATGTAGAAGAGTTTAGAGTTAATTCTAATATATATATTAAACGCAGAAATTTAATTGATAAATTAAAGGAGAATCGATTACGGGTTAAAAGTTTAGTAAAATCTGATAAGGAAGAGAGACGTTTATTTGATGATTTAAGAGAGTATGATAAAACTAAAGTTAAAAATGAAAAGAAAGAGTTAATAATTAGAAGAGAGCATTTAGAAGAGGAGATTGCTAATAAACAAGAGAAATTAGGAGAATTAAGAGAACGAATAAAAAATTTAGAATCAACAGAGCAATTAGCCAAAATTTGGAGTAAGAAAGAAGTATTGAAGACTCAATTAGAAGAAAAAGCTGAAGATTGGGCAGTATATGCTATTTGTGAAAGATTATTAGAAATGGCTAAAGAAAAGTATGAGGAAGAAAGACAACCTACTGTTTTAAAAAGGGCATCTAATTATTTTAAAAGGATGACTCAAAGTAAGTATGAAAGAATATTTAAACCTTTAGGAAAAGATAGGTTTGAAATAAAAAGATATGATGGTCAGCGTTTAACTACCGATCAATTAAGTAAAGGTACAGCAGAACAGTTATATTTAGCAATGAGACTTTCATTTGCCAGAGAATATGCTAAGCAAGTAATACCTCTGCCATTAATTATGGATGATATTTTAGTAAATTTTGATTCTAAAAGATTAAAGATGACTTTGAAGGTAATAAGTCAAGTAGCTAAAGAACAGCAAGTTATATTCTTTACTTGTCATAATTATATAGTAGAGGAAATAGAGAAGGTTGTTAAGGATTATACTCACTATCAATTAGAAGCAGGTCAAATAATAAAAAATTTAGTTTCAGCATAA
- the gloA gene encoding lactoylglutathione lyase, with amino-acid sequence MEYNFVHACIRVLNLEKSIKFYKEALDLEIARKRDFPKYEFTLVFMKNQNNDFEIELTYNYDRKEPYTIGDGFSHLAVTVKDIQAAYKKHKKSGYEVSDLKSLSEEAEGGYYFLTDPDGYRIEVIQE; translated from the coding sequence GTGGAATATAACTTTGTACATGCTTGCATCAGGGTGTTAAATCTTGAAAAATCAATAAAATTTTATAAAGAAGCTTTAGACTTAGAAATAGCTAGAAAAAGAGACTTTCCAAAATATGAATTTACTTTAGTCTTTATGAAGAACCAAAATAATGATTTTGAAATTGAATTAACCTATAATTATGACCGTAAAGAACCTTATACTATTGGCGATGGCTTTAGTCATCTTGCTGTTACAGTTAAAGATATTCAAGCCGCTTATAAAAAACACAAAAAATCAGGCTATGAAGTTAGCGACCTTAAAAGTTTAAGCGAAGAAGCTGAAGGTGGTTATTACTTTTTAACTGACCCTGATGGTTACCGTATTGAAGTTATCCAAGAATAA
- a CDS encoding glutathionylspermidine synthase family protein, translating to MLEQVNAEYQQLLAREPEKYNQDFKRVCKELGEEEIYYNGEVIPILYQPLFFGQKAIDNFNKLVNGLGSILKKVIDRYLIDEDFRSYFGFSQKLEELILMDPGYNNPVPMGRFDIFYYGQGNFKFCELNADGSSGMVKTNTLEEIFLQSAGIQDLTQKHGYDFSYHELLQSWIDTMLNNYEKFDSDIVKPNIAIMDFNNLGMVSEFEYFKELLTEQGYEVVIVDPRELEYNEDKLYYQETRIDLIYRRAVTTDIMKRYSEVKDLLKAYQDQAVCIVGSFRSQIIHNKIIFAILHDEEKTNFLNENDREFINKYIPKTDIISSNKEKLEHIRRNREGLVLKPLDFYGATGVHIGCDLTQDEWGERLNGIKPGEYLVQEFCRIPEEDMVVFDNNQLKIESFKYTLGLFAYDLSFAGIYTRAGKENLIASSTGCVTLPNLILDEGYTYSNKE from the coding sequence GTGTTAGAGCAGGTTAATGCTGAATATCAGCAGTTATTAGCAAGAGAACCAGAGAAGTATAATCAAGATTTTAAAAGAGTTTGTAAAGAGTTAGGTGAAGAAGAAATCTATTATAATGGCGAAGTAATTCCTATCTTATATCAACCGTTATTCTTTGGTCAGAAAGCGATAGATAATTTTAATAAATTAGTTAATGGTTTAGGAAGTATTTTAAAAAAGGTAATTGATAGATACTTAATAGATGAGGATTTTAGATCATATTTTGGTTTTTCTCAGAAATTAGAAGAATTAATTTTGATGGACCCAGGATATAATAATCCGGTACCTATGGGTAGATTTGATATTTTTTATTACGGGCAAGGGAATTTTAAGTTTTGTGAATTAAATGCTGATGGCTCTTCGGGTATGGTTAAAACTAATACTTTAGAAGAAATATTTCTACAATCAGCAGGGATTCAAGATCTAACTCAAAAACATGGTTATGATTTTAGTTATCATGAATTGTTGCAAAGTTGGATTGATACTATGCTAAATAATTATGAGAAGTTTGATTCTGATATTGTTAAACCAAATATAGCAATTATGGATTTTAATAATTTAGGTATGGTTAGTGAGTTTGAATATTTTAAAGAATTATTAACTGAACAAGGATATGAAGTAGTCATTGTAGATCCTAGAGAACTCGAATATAATGAAGATAAACTCTATTATCAGGAGACAAGAATTGATTTGATTTATCGTCGAGCTGTTACTACTGATATAATGAAACGATATTCTGAAGTAAAAGACTTATTAAAGGCATATCAAGACCAAGCGGTTTGTATAGTAGGATCTTTTAGATCACAAATTATTCATAATAAAATAATCTTTGCTATCTTGCATGATGAAGAAAAGACAAATTTTTTAAATGAAAATGATCGAGAATTTATTAATAAGTATATTCCTAAAACGGATATTATAAGTTCTAATAAAGAAAAATTAGAACATATTAGAAGAAATAGAGAAGGTTTAGTTTTAAAACCATTAGATTTTTATGGCGCTACAGGTGTACATATTGGCTGTGATTTAACTCAAGATGAATGGGGAGAAAGATTAAATGGAATAAAGCCAGGAGAATATTTGGTTCAAGAGTTTTGTCGAATTCCAGAAGAAGATATGGTGGTTTTTGATAATAATCAGTTAAAAATAGAATCATTCAAATATACCTTAGGATTATTTGCTTATGATTTATCTTTTGCTGGAATTTATACAAGGGCTGGCAAAGAAAATTTAATTGCTAGTTCTACTGGTTGTGTAACTTTACCAAATTTGATATTAGATGAAGGTTATACCTACTCTAATAAAGAATGA
- a CDS encoding glutamate--cysteine ligase, with the protein MEYQKQLDKFESYFKSSEKELGTEGLGLEVEHFVVDKQTLETISYSDESGIEQILYQIVQRGWEGKKEGDALIQASRKDAVITLEPGGQLEISIAPQCKIAELENKYFDFLSDLIPILDENNQLLVAAGYQIENAIAEIDWNPKQRYKIMSNYLAEKGKYAHNMMKGSASIQIAADYINEEDFVKKFRIANALAPAIAALFDNAAYFEGAEYVEHNIRTDIWSNCDPDRAGTIKEAFDKDFGYRKYAEYILSRPPILLKTGDGFISTGDKTCREVFTTKELGQEELEHVLTMFFPDVRAKNFIEIRMMDSLSPELTFAAVAFWKGLLYDSENLEEVYKIVNQLTYEEVLAAREDVVKRGLEAEIGDYQVLELGKELVEISKTGLSAAEKEYLTPFEELLTEGKNPVAITREKLRDGYSKREALDWLILNSRIDNKEE; encoded by the coding sequence ATGGAGTATCAAAAGCAATTAGATAAGTTTGAATCTTATTTTAAATCAAGTGAGAAAGAATTAGGAACTGAGGGCTTAGGATTAGAAGTAGAACATTTTGTAGTTGATAAGCAAACGTTGGAAACGATTTCTTATTCTGATGAATCTGGTATAGAACAGATTCTTTATCAGATAGTTCAAAGAGGTTGGGAAGGTAAAAAAGAAGGAGATGCATTAATTCAGGCTAGTAGGAAAGATGCAGTAATTACATTAGAGCCTGGTGGACAGTTAGAAATCAGTATTGCTCCTCAATGTAAGATAGCAGAATTAGAAAATAAATATTTTGATTTTCTATCAGATTTAATTCCTATTTTGGATGAAAATAATCAATTATTAGTGGCTGCTGGTTACCAGATTGAAAATGCAATTGCTGAAATTGACTGGAATCCCAAACAACGTTATAAGATTATGTCTAATTATTTAGCTGAGAAGGGGAAATATGCTCATAACATGATGAAGGGCTCAGCATCAATTCAAATAGCTGCTGACTATATAAATGAAGAAGACTTTGTTAAGAAATTTAGAATTGCTAATGCTTTGGCTCCAGCAATTGCAGCTTTATTTGATAATGCTGCTTATTTTGAAGGAGCGGAGTATGTAGAGCATAATATTCGGACTGATATTTGGTCTAATTGTGATCCAGACCGAGCTGGAACTATAAAAGAAGCTTTCGATAAAGATTTTGGATATCGAAAATATGCAGAATATATATTAAGTAGACCACCTATCCTATTAAAAACTGGAGACGGATTTATATCCACAGGTGATAAGACATGCCGAGAAGTATTTACTACAAAAGAACTAGGTCAAGAAGAGTTAGAACATGTTTTAACTATGTTCTTTCCAGATGTTAGAGCAAAGAATTTTATAGAAATTAGAATGATGGATTCTTTATCACCAGAATTGACTTTTGCTGCCGTAGCATTTTGGAAAGGGTTATTATACGATAGTGAAAATTTAGAAGAAGTTTATAAAATTGTTAATCAATTAACTTATGAAGAAGTATTAGCAGCTAGAGAAGATGTAGTTAAGAGAGGTTTAGAAGCTGAGATTGGAGATTATCAAGTATTAGAATTAGGTAAAGAATTAGTGGAAATATCTAAAACAGGTTTGTCAGCTGCTGAAAAAGAGTATTTAACTCCTTTTGAAGAATTACTTACTGAGGGTAAGAATCCTGTGGCTATAACTAGAGAAAAATTAAGAGATGGTTATAGTAAGCGTGAAGCATTAGATTGGTTAATTCTAAATTCGAGGATAGATAATAAGGAGGAATAG
- a CDS encoding diacylglycerol/lipid kinase family protein: MAINFIVNPYSGRGRGEKAIKIIKEELNSEDIDFDIQTTTAPKEAITLAKYAVNQGYNKIVAVGGDGTLNEVITGILQSDPPYPKLGLIAAGTGNNFARSIDLPLNLKKACHKILSSNEMKMDIGQVNDRFFINSVGIGFNSIVANEANQNFKHLHGTLVYMLAALKVMPEYKSVDLEITLNTGELIKGKYLLLVIGNGKIYSKTLDLIPEFGINDGYLDLCLIAEMSKAELMTKLPYFLTTQHQDLDQVLIKKIKEAKIKLKNTDQFHIDGEILHGNELKINILPQILRVII, encoded by the coding sequence ATGGCGATTAATTTTATAGTTAATCCTTATTCTGGAAGAGGTAGAGGAGAAAAAGCAATTAAAATTATTAAAGAAGAGTTAAATAGTGAGGATATAGATTTCGACATTCAGACTACAACAGCACCTAAAGAAGCAATTACTTTAGCTAAATATGCCGTTAACCAAGGTTATAATAAGATAGTAGCAGTAGGAGGAGATGGTACTTTAAATGAAGTAATAACTGGCATTTTACAATCAGACCCACCTTACCCTAAGTTAGGTTTAATAGCTGCTGGTACAGGTAATAATTTTGCTCGTAGTATAGATTTACCTTTAAATTTAAAGAAGGCATGTCATAAAATTCTTAGTTCAAATGAAATGAAGATGGATATTGGTCAAGTAAATGATCGTTTTTTCATTAATTCTGTTGGGATAGGTTTTAATTCTATTGTAGCTAATGAAGCTAATCAAAACTTCAAACATTTACATGGTACTTTAGTATATATGTTAGCAGCATTAAAGGTTATGCCTGAATATAAAAGTGTAGACTTAGAAATCACTTTGAATACAGGTGAGTTAATTAAAGGGAAATATTTATTATTAGTAATTGGTAATGGGAAGATATATAGCAAAACATTAGATTTGATTCCTGAATTCGGCATTAACGATGGTTATTTAGATTTATGTTTAATTGCTGAGATGTCTAAAGCGGAGTTAATGACTAAACTCCCTTATTTCTTAACTACACAGCATCAGGATTTAGATCAAGTATTAATTAAAAAGATTAAAGAAGCTAAAATTAAATTAAAGAATACGGATCAATTTCATATTGATGGAGAAATTTTGCATGGAAATGAGTTAAAGATCAACATTTTACCACAAATTTTGCGAGTTATAATTTGA